AGTAAGGCCTGTAGAAAATAAGCAGTCAAATCAAAATCTCAGTGCCGGTTTTCTACTTCCATACAAAcaacaaagcaaataaagaaaacCTTAAGGTCATTGTGCAACGCATGACCGACAAGAATTCTTCCCTTGATCAACTCTGCCACTTTCTTCTGAACAACCCTAAAATCCTTTGCTGCAGAGACAAAAACAAAATTGCATTAGGCCAAAATTTCTTCTCCAAAGCAGTCAAACCTTCTTGAACAATGGAATGGCAAATGTTTTCAAACTAAAATTGGTTTTTATCATGTAAGAATTATACAAAAACGCATATACATtgcatatacaatatatataagcCAATAGCTTTTTTAAGGAGATGATGCTCCAGGTTCAGAGAACTCAGGTAACCACCAAAGCAAATTAAAGCCAACCTTTCCTCAAATCTCTGGGCCGAATGCCACTAATACGTGTGCGGAAGTCAACAACATGTTCTACTGGCCGCACAAACTCATCATATATGACATTTCTCCATTTATTTACCTGTCATTAACTGAAATATTAAGTAATCAATGGCcttaaaaagaataatatatcaaactcaaaatctcattaaatgaaaatgtttaaattaacccaaaatgaaatataatttttcttgtgCATAAATTAAAACTGTATCTTATTTTACTGattaaaaaagacaaaacatgagagtttgaaataaaagaatgtCCAAGGGCAACACATGACAAATGCAATTAACCTAACATGAGAGCATTACACTGCATCAGATATTATCTGTTCTTAAAACTATAAAGGTAACAATTCCAAACTAAATAGGGAAAAAGAGAGACGTTTATTTTATATATCGCCTATCCCATCATTGAATTTCGGCTATGGATAATGTAAGATCATAAGACATAAACAGTAAGATCAATGATGCAGGGACAGCTAATTACCACTGTAACTCGTCCAAGGGCACTCTTGTTCCCCTGACCGACACCAACCATTTCACAATCCATAGCTAGCACATCTGTCACACTGTCATACATTTGACAGTCATTCAAAAGGTTACATATGTGCGAAGGCTGAAAGATAAAGACCACATCAAAACAACTCACTCGAAGGAAGAATGGAACTTCTAGCAGTGTACCATTGCACATTGAAATAGCATTTCTCATTAAAAACACCATAGCTTGACCTTACTATCCCAGGCATTAAAGTTATTGCAATATCCATATCCCTTAAAAACCACAAAAGAATCAAAACAACCTACTTCTACTTCCTTGCTTGGTGCATACAACCTGTATAGCACAAGTTACTCCTTGCATAAAACCCCAAGAGCAATCAAACAAGATGAAACACAAGTATTGTTAAGGCATGCTCGTAGGTGTTGCCCCTTAGTGCTAGGCaacaaaaacgccacaaaaCCATAAGGAAGGGGATAATATCAAACTCTCTGCTTCCCAATATTTGAGTATTTAATATGCATATGGGATCATAAGAATATCTTGTATACCAACCcacaagaaaaaagaattgcATGTTGTGTAGGTAAACTTTATCCACTCTTAGAGTTATTTACCATAATTACACAACTTAagtttatgcatatatatgcatattgtgTTTTACTTCGTTCAAGTCAGCCTTTTCTTTATGTATTGTGCCTAAGGCAATAAAAGGGTTTTAGTGCCTGGAAATTGGATTGCACCTTATTCTATATACGGCACCCCGGGAAATACGTGTTACAATTGATCCATATCTGCAATTGTTCTActaatcattatttttaacgAACCCCATTGCTACCCGATTCCAGTCAAATCATCTCTATAATCAAGTTAAACACCAAAATCCAAGGTAAACCAGTACACTTGCAGATACTGGACTGAACTCTATTCGACAGCCGAAACACTACTAAACAAGAAAGAGTACGATAAACAAGATGAAACTTCACAATGCTTTGATTGATCTTTTGAAGCATCAGATAAAAACTAAAGCACCTGGAATCATCATTTGTTGGCATTAAAGGATTAGGCTTAGCATCATCAGGCTCTGAATTAGGCCTCTCCTTACGCTTTCCTATAAACAAAACAATCCCACCCAAAgtttaaaaaaccaaaaactgACACAAAAGGCAaccaaacaagaaaattttaatataattttctcaacttGGACTCGAAACAAAAAACcccatttgtttctttttctccaAAGCAATGCAAAGGAAACAGAAATACTGCAAATTAGCTAGTAATTTTACCTAATATAGAGTTTGGGGTTTCAGATTGTGGATTTTTCGAGTGTCTTGAAGGCTTAGCAAAGGACTTCAGCTTCTGCAAGTGGATCAAAGACACAATGAGTAAAAAGTCtgatagaaaaaaaagaatcttAGGAAAAAAAAGTACTTGTTGGAGTTGAGCCCAGTTTGGGTTAAGCTGAAAGTGCTTTGGGTTTTTCTTCCTTTCACtactcatcttcttccttttcttcttctgttAAGCCTTGGCCGAATTCAGGGACGTGAAGGAATTGAAGTAACCAAATTACGCTTTCTTAAAAGAAATTCGTCGTCGTTTGTCGCACATAAACGGAAGGGTTTAGGGCTTTTCtcgtaaaaaaaacaaaaatcggtGGAGTGCGCTATCCTTTATGAGTAgtaaatttactttttactcGCTATATATAAGTGAACTActcaaaaaaaatctatttgaCTAACCtataaagcttttttttttaaattactctACAAAGCTCCAAAGgacaattcaataattaatatagtGAATTAATATATATCGACGAGTAAAAGAACATAATTTAGGTTAAAGTTGATTCGATGATTATTGTCATAGATCGAAGAATAAAGttgtttagattttaatttgtagatattttACATTCaaactattttatgaaaaataaataaattatataagagaaaatgaatgaGAACTTTCAATTAGTTAGGTGATGCGAACAAAGAAAGCTATACAATAGCGATTTTAACCATcggtgatttaaataaaaactttcaaatagttcaaaaacaattttataaccTTTCGAAATCGAGTGATCAAAAGTAAACCTACTGATAATTTAGTAACTCTGAGTGTACGTTaccctttaaattttagttataacTATGTTTTCCAACTTTTATCTTTTtaggttttatatattttcttttaattttaaaatttcaccataaaaatacTATCATTATATCAATCAACTGCCTTTTtagtaatatataaaagagataaatctcaaaataatacattaactTTGATTTAGTGTGCAATTTAATActtgaactttgatttggtgAATTATATACATGTAACTTTGATTATGGTTCAAAtgcatatatgaaattttaattttgattcaatcatacacatttaaagaagtagctaatcaatttatttttatattggataaatataattatatgtgtatgcaatatgtaaacaaaaatgatgttatataaATAATCGTGTTAACAATTTCTTAGAatttgatcaaatcaaaatttcatgtataaagttgtacaaaatcaaagttcgtatataaaattgcacattagaccataatttatgtataattttgatatttatccctatATAAAATAGCAAGTTGATATAGCATTGtgcatatattaataatatatttattgcatatgattttaaaaataacaaaacttaattaatttaaatgctATTGTTTTGGTcgagattgaaattttaaaattcaattagtataaagactaaaaataatcaaattaaaatataaagactaaattcataacgctttaatatatcatttgataccgagtttgacatttttttcCTAATGTACTACATGTGTGTGTTTTCTAATATGGTGTTTGTATTTggcaaaattatatattttgatacctATGGGTACTAGTATTaactttttagtatttaattgattttagagttgattcgatgaaagttaattgccaatattatAAGGTTTGAATTTTCATGACTTCCTTAATAGAATATAATTAGTATTAATTGcaagttctttttattttggtgtCCAGTTTGTTAAATATAGTATGATGACTATGATTTTTTCcgaattttatagtttatttgatgaaagttaattgttaatattatcagtatgttatgaattttcattaaatcaactctaaaacccaaattaaacactaaaaagttTAACACTGTAATTTTCAAGTTCCAGAATGTATAGCTTTTACCAAATATGTGCACCACATTGGACTGGAAAAAACATAGAtaccacattaaaaaaatgtcaaacgcgggtaccaaatgatatattaagcCAATCCATAACTTATATGTGATCTAATGTGCAATGTCATACATGAACTtcaattttatgcaattttcacaaatcactaataaaatcatctaattagcatcattttatattgatatattacatGCACAAACAATTATTTCAATccaatatgaaaaataaatgtatgtgctcatt
The nucleotide sequence above comes from Gossypium raimondii isolate GPD5lz chromosome 13, ASM2569854v1, whole genome shotgun sequence. Encoded proteins:
- the LOC105783011 gene encoding uncharacterized protein LOC105783011 produces the protein MSSERKKNPKHFQLNPNWAQLQQKLKSFAKPSRHSKNPQSETPNSILGKRKERPNSEPDDAKPNPLMPTNDDSSVTDVLAMDCEMVGVGQGNKSALGRVTVVNKWRNVIYDEFVRPVEHVVDFRTRISGIRPRDLRKAKDFRVVQKKVAELIKGRILVGHALHNDLKALLLMHPKKDLRDTSEYQPFLKEGRRKALRHLAAEVLGVEIQNGEHCPVDDARAAMLLYSKNRKEWERSVKDQLRLKEKQKKRKQRKKPKADINHSLIAS